Proteins encoded together in one Nostoc sp. PCC 7524 window:
- a CDS encoding nucleotidyltransferase family protein — MSNFALILAAGKSTRMGTCKTSLPWGGKTLLTYQIEQWLSIGFTPVVVLGLHNADRQKDCLVGSLTVINPHSHAGKTTSILTGLEHIPPDLEILAISAVDQPRESDIYQRLVQTHQDNSALITAPTYQGKMGHPLLFGNRMRSHLTNIQEATLGLRHIIQEFYSVIHKVEFDHPAVLLDINTPDVYQAQLFN; from the coding sequence TTGTCAAACTTTGCTCTGATTTTAGCGGCGGGTAAATCTACTCGTATGGGTACTTGTAAAACTTCACTACCTTGGGGTGGTAAAACCTTATTAACTTATCAAATAGAACAATGGTTAAGTATAGGTTTTACGCCTGTTGTAGTGTTAGGTTTACATAATGCTGACAGACAAAAAGATTGTCTTGTCGGTAGTTTAACTGTAATTAATCCTCATAGCCATGCTGGGAAAACAACTTCTATTCTCACAGGCTTAGAACATATTCCGCCAGACTTGGAAATTTTAGCAATTTCCGCAGTTGATCAACCCAGAGAATCAGACATTTATCAGAGGTTAGTACAAACACATCAAGATAATTCTGCCTTGATTACTGCACCTACCTATCAAGGAAAAATGGGGCATCCATTGTTGTTTGGAAATAGGATGCGATCGCACTTAACAAATATCCAAGAAGCAACCCTAGGTTTACGTCACATTATCCAAGAATTTTACAGCGTCATTCACAAAGTTGAATTTGATCATCCGGCTGTATTGCTTGATATTAACACACCAGATGTATATCAAGCCCAA